tgaacttagatcctctacaagagcggcaggtgctcttaaccagagtcatctctccaaatctctgccttttttatttctcccaagaccaggtttctctgtgtagtcctgattgtcctggatctcactctgtagaccaggctggcctcgaactcacagagatcctcctgcctctacctcctaagtgctgggattaaaggtgtgtgctaccgcctggctccccacttcccctttttttttttttaggaaacatGGTCACAAGCTGGCTAGATTTGATTCCGCTTTATTATTAGGTTGAGCTGTTCCTGTGTTCCTTCTATgttctgtgtgtgagagtgtgtggggtgtgtgtgtgtgtgtgtgtgtgtgtgtgtgtgtgtgtgtgtgtgaatttctcAAAAGTTAAGTTTTTTTGGCCTTTCCTAAACCAGAAGCGTTAGAATCTTTGAATCATATAATGGTATTTCTATCTGGAAACAATAACCTGGATCTGACCCCTTGAAAGGTCAGGAACTCCCCAACTTACCACAGTCCCCTCCGTGCCTTTTGCTTCTCCTACCCTAAAGCAGAGTCAGATGCCTGCCATTTACCCTGTAGACTGTTCTCTGAATTCACACCCCTACCGAatgtaatcaaataaaaatgaacgGAGAGCAATTGTTTCCCTGCATTTCACCTGTGTACGTGAGCAGGCGCCGTACCTGTGAATGGCGCCTGTGTGACTCTGTTGGTAAAGTCTGGGCAGGACCCCTGCTGCAAGGGTTTGAGCTTTCCAGGCCATAGAATGACCACATCCAGCAAGTCAGGACTCTTCCCAACACAAAGCCCCGAAAGACCTTTTCCCCAGCACTTCCGGGACAGGGAAGGGTGTTCAAATGCCTGTCCCTGGAGGAGGTGCCTGTCAAACAGCATTGTGTCATTTCCCCCAAGCACAGCTGCTTAAGGAGTCACAGGGACCTCTAAGGGtaggaaaaaaaattgtccaGACAAAGCATTCATTATGAGACAAAATGCCTCCAACAATACCATTGAGTTTTCTTTCAATTATGTACTgcagtttccaattttgtgtttttatgggatttctgtgtgtgtgtgtgggaatgtatgtgtctctgtgtctttatgtttcttgtgcttttctttggctctttttttttttttttgtcctattctggtttgtttttatttttcttattttagtaatataatttttttagatgcctgtttgctttctaataagTGAAAGAAAGTGTGGATTtgagtgggggggtgggtgggtgggggggggggtaggatcTGGACTGTCTTGGGAAAGGGGAAATCATaattagaatatactgtatgaaaaaagtctattttcaaccCTCCCCCCACAAAGAAAGGATTTATAGCAAGATGGAtgagcagctaagagcacttgctgctcttgcagaggactgggctttggttcccagcacccacacagaaactcacagctgtctgaaaCGCCAGTGCcagagatccggtgccctcttctgacctccagaggtatcaggcacacacagagtacacatgcatgcaggcaaacactcatgtacacatcacaaaattaaatataaatattaaaaaaaaatcacaggggaGGAGGCCAGTATGATACCATTCAGGAACTAATATTCTGTCAATCTGGCCTAATGCAGGAATGACTTTTGGAAAATTTCCAAGAAACTTGAGAGATACTTGGAATTCTCATAATACTccccagaaacacacagagacagcctACGTATGTGATGCCCAGACTTGTGGTAGCCACACTGTGACCACCAAGGGACAAGTCAGAGAAGACAGCAGCGTACTAACggtgagaggaggaaagaaaaaggacttTGTGACTCTGGTGACATTGTGGGAACCATGGAATGATGAAGTGGGAGCTAGCAACTGTCCTTGTAAGTTTATGCAATCAGAACGGATTCAAGTCcaaagaaaagacaataaaagcCACCCACAAACCCATTTCCCTTCTTGGGTGTGAACAGAAGACCAATGTAGGCAAGGGCTGGGCTCTGagacacactgtggcacactGTTCCAAGTGGGCAGACAGGCAGCAGTACTGGCGACACTCTCGGGGCCCTTAGCTCAGGGATCCGGAGGGATGGAAAGCGGCACTGTAAACTTTGTGAGGAAAACCATCAGGTAGATGAACTTCGCAGAGCTGGCCACAGAACAATGCAGAAGGCCCAGATGTCGGACTCCTAAGTAAGAGAGAACACAGACGAACTACAGAGGTTGGAGGGAAACCATCATAGGAAGAGGTCACAGAGGCCATGAGAACGGAGACTtcgggaaggagagggaagagtgtCAGACGCAGCCCAATGGTGTGAGGCTGGCTGTGATCTGGGCATGCTTCCTCTTGGGCATCCTGTAGGTGAGGGTTCCTaggtccacttttttttttttaacacattagttatttttaaaggattaaaaaaatatgtatatgaatgcttttgtctggatatatatgtatatatctacatacacacatatatacatacatatatatgtatatacatatatacgtgtgtgtgcgtgcatgtgtgtgtgtgtgtgtgtgtgtgtgtgtgtgtaccacaggcatgcctagtgtcctcagaggcccAAAGTGGGCATTGGAGcctctggaaccggagttacagacaattgtgatccgccatgtgggtattggggactctggtcttttgcaagagcaaccATTGTTCTTCACCGTTGAGCaatttctccagctcctttacgtatttgtgtgtacatcggcatgtgtgtgtggagagggcaGGCATGTCACAGCacgtgtgggggtcagaggacagcctgcaggagtgggttctctcctcccaccatgttgGTCTTCAGGACTGGATtcatgttgtcaggcttggcagcaagctccttcacctgctgagccatctcgccagcccttaCATGCTTGTCTCTAATGATCTTCTTCAGGAATGTCTTACCCAACATtttcagaaacaacaaaaacaagtcacGACACATTTTAACTTGGTGAAACCCTAggaatttcttccttctttggttTTGCCTGCTAGTTGCCTAGCCAATTTTAAACATGAGACCTTTGGAAGTCTTTATCTAACTAGAAGTTGGAGAGGTCAAGCCTGTTCTGGATAGAAAATGGAGCTATCCGGACCAGTTCCAACTTGCTAGCTACTATTGATAGGAACAAGGGTTCCAACATGCTAGCTGCTGTTGATATCGAGACAATCAACATGGAGTTGTATAGTGTGTGCAAGCCCAGAAGATTCTTGACCCATGCTACAGGTTGGTGTCTACACTGTGCCCTAAAGGCTTGGCCCCCAACTTGGAGGTGGGGAGAATTTTAGGAAGTGATACAAAATGCAGAAAGTATCATGCTTGGGGTTATGACTTTGAAGGGTTCTTTGGGACCTGGTTCTACATTGTgatctttctctatctctctgtgtctctctgtctctctctctccctccctctctcccctcctccctcccatcctccctcccataTCATAGGTCTGCCGTGACATACACAGTTTTATTTCAGTGTATCTTCCCCACCGTCATGCTCTACCTTACTGTACACCCAGAAACAACAGACCCCCAGGGATGATGGGCTGAAAACTTCAGTCAAAACCAATCTCCCCCTCCAACTTTCTCAGGTATTTTCGTCATCATcctaacacaacacaacacatccGGTGAGCCCCTcatccctcccgagtgctgcagtcACGGTACAAACAGATACACGGGGCATCTAGTCAAGAGCAGGGGCATAGAAATGAAGTCCCATGTGCCATCATACAAGGGTAATGGCCACAGGGCAAGGGCTAATTGAAACAAagctcctttctgttttttttattgttgttgatttgTACGTTTATGAGACAGGTTCTtccaatgtagccctggcttgcttggaacttgttttatagaccaggctgtcctcaaactgatGGTAATgctcctgcctcgacctcccaagtattgggacaATAGGCACGTAACACCACATCTGCCTCTGGTTTTGCGTTTGGatatagggtcttactatgtagcttaggctgacctcaaactctatgtagtccagtctggcctggaCGCCATcatcctctgcctcagtttctcaagcGTTGAGGgtacagatgtacaccaccagACCTGGCGAATTGTTACAGCATTCAAAACAGGGAGTCTTTAGACCTGGCATGTGAATGTTTATGCCCCTTTATGAACTGTGTGTATAAGTCAGCCATGGTTtccctataattccagcacttgggaggctgaggcaggaggatgcttgCAAGTCTGAGGACACCTGGGTTCCgggtcagcatgggctacagagtgagaccctgcttcaggaaataaaaaaacaacacctATGATGCTTACTAATGACTGAGGGTGGGTGTCTTTCAATTAACCCCCTTTAGAGTGATGGTGTGAGAAACAGTCCTAACTAATAGCCATGTAAACTCGGTGGCCACACAAAATCCCCAAGGGGTCATTATAACCAGATAGTTTGATTCAGCAGgacacatggaggtcagacatCTGATGCCCATTCAGCGGGAGTGAAACCAGCCCAGGAAGACTCTCTACCACATGACCTTCAAACTAAGGTAAGGACTTCCGTGTTGCTTTTACCAGCATCAGTCTATCTCTGAACTGTTGGAGAAATGAGTGGGCGTACTGAAGAGGAGGGGGGCACCTTCCCTGGAATCTGGGTCTTTTGAGGCTGTTAGGTAATAAAGTCCAAAGGAGCAGGTGAAGCAGAATCTTAACCCTAGACCCACACACAGAGCCGTTTGGGAGGGAGAAGCTTTCCTTGATGTGGAGACAAATTCCAAAGTCCAAACactatctctctgcctctgtgactGGGTGGACTGGGTTTGTAACCTGCAAATCCAGTCTTACCAGATCAGTTCTTCTTGGAGACTTTCCCACTTTGGGTCTGTTTTCTGGAACAAGGGCAGGGCTCCCTGGAGAATCACCCCTGGCTGAATAGGAACTCAGCAAGCAGAGCTCTTAACGAGAGTGGTGGGCCGAGGCTTGCAAGAgctgtgaggggaaaaaaaataaaagaaggctcAAGATGAGAAGGTTTCCAGAAATGAGATCCAAGACCACACTTCAGGACAGATGGGATGAGAACCACCCGAGTGGGCTCCAAGCCCTCTGCTTGTGCTGCTGAATCTTACAGCAATTGCCCACTGTCTTTTTTAGAGACAAAGTATATGTCTCCATTTGTACCGGAAAACACGGGAGATGGACTTACGCTACAAAGCAGGACATTTCTCAGGTTGCCATTTATTAAAACCTTtctctggctgggcagtggtggcacatgcctttattcctagaacttgggaggcagaggcaggtggatctctctgagtttgcgGCCAGTgtagtctacagattgagttctaggacagtcaggactgtttcacagagaaaccctgtcttgaaacaaacaaacaaacaaacaaacaaacaaacaaacaaacaaacaacctttcTCTGTGCTGGAGACTCTAAGATGGTCCTGCCCCCTCAGGTGGTAATATCACCTGGAGAGGGGCTACAGGAGGATTTTGGACTTCTGTATTGAATGTCACAAATACACACTCCTGAAAAGTCCTAATGACTTCCAAGGGGCTTTGGACAAAATCAGAGGCATTCTAATTGAGCAGACCTTGCTCAGTGGATCCTGAGCTCTGACACAGAGCTTGGTGGCCTTTCCGAATCAGAAATTATGGTTTGTGGTAAAAATGATGTCATTAAAGCCTAATATTAACCAATTCTATTAAGATATTGaggaggggcgtgtgtgtgtgtgtgtgtgtgtgtgtgtgtgtgtgtgtgtgtgtgtgtgtgtcttcaaagcaagttccaggacagactccaaagctacacagagagaccctatctcaaaaaacaaaaaacaaaacaaacaaacaaaaacaaaaacccaaaaaagataCTGAGGAGGGCGTTAGAAAGATGACTCGGTAGCTAAGCATGCTAGTTGGTCTTTCAGGgactgggttcaatacccagcaagcacagggtggctcacaaccagccaTAACTCAGTTCCTGGGGATtcagcacccttttctggcctgtacCAACCGGGCACACACCTGGTACATTCACATTTGTGCAGGCAATTCACTCATACATACGAAAGAAAATCGTTGTTAGGGAGGTCACTTCCTGAAAACTCACTGTTTCTTCCTTCACATTGTCATTTTCCTATTGCCATGAAAGGTGCCATAGGAAACAGGACacagtgccccctccagcagggGCTTGCATGCAGGTTCTTTCTGAAGCCACATGAAAATTTCACCAGTCACATTTTAGTTCCAAACAAAATTCTCTTAAGCATATCTATTGACATTGCACTATTTCTCAAAGAATCGCATGAAAAGGACTCCAAAGGTTTAACCGGTTACATTTGTTGTTTATTGTCATAGAACAAGAGGGACAAGGGTTCTGGAGCTGTGTAGTTAAGACCctggttcctgttttctcaaaggGCTGTGCCGTGGTGCAGCTCTACCTCCATGGCATCTCTTCGCAGGCCTCAGTTCTTTACCTCAGAGATCTCTCCAGGAGACCCCACGGGCAGCTGTCTGCCTCTAGATGGAGAGATCCCAGCAGAAGCTAGCAGGGTCAGGGAACACAGTCTGTGTATGCGGGTGGAAGAGGCCGAGGGCTGCTGGCTGGAGCGGCCTGTGGCAACGGCAGGAATTCTCTTTGGAGATCTCCGCTTGGGGGAAGCTGGATTTTTGACTTCACCCAAAGAGAATTTCAGGGCCAGATGGCATGAAGCAGATGAAATGTAGTCAACAGATTTTTAAACACGGATTGAGCATGAGTGTTTATAGAAAGAGGCTCTCAGGGAAAAGATAAGACACACCCAAAAGTGTGGGTGTTAGGCTCCCCAGGAGGGACTCGAACGTGTAGTGGCATATATGATTGGCAACTCTCAAGTTCCATCTTAGATGGGTCCTAAGAAActgcctcccctccttccctcttttttaaTTACAGGGTTGCCCTGAGGGTGCTGTGGATTGTAATCTGGTAAGATAAACCTGGGTTGCCCAGAGGGGTTTAGACAAGAGTTTTATTATAAACGGGATTTCTTGTGAGAGTCCTTGAAAATTGCAGGTTCATAGCAGGGAAGGAGAGTAAACCACATAGACCCAGGCCTTCAGGACCGCACGTTGTTATTTGAACATTCTAGAAATAGCTCCACACTGAAGGAACACTGTCTCTGGAGGCAGCTTTCCCAGGGGCTGTTCATTGGGCTGGagttcattcattccttcactcCTTCATTCTaagtgtgggttccagggatggacgCCCGGGTTCTTCCGCTTGCAAAGGGAGCCCTtgactgactgaaccatctcccgaGGTTTGTGCCAGAATTCTTGACTCCCACTTATTGAGAGACTTGAGCCAGAGTTGGGGGTGAGgggtttccttcctccccttgtTCCTTAACTTTGCCTTTTTAACCTACCTCAAGGGGACCGCACGGAGTTAGAACACCAGGAGGCCAGGGTCCCCGGGCATCATTTTGAAGGCTGGCTACCACTGAAACCTCGTTCCAACATTCTGGCCGAAAGAGGGGTTCGCTTTTAGTTGGTGACAGCCAGTCTTGACTACAGATGTGAGCTGATGTTCAGATCTGTGACATGGGTGTCTACCACTCACCCATGCCACTTGGCCAGTGTGACCGGTTGAGATTTGTCTACTACCTCCAGCCTGAGTATACACTTGGACAGTTAGAAAGTTTCTGTGTTCAATTTGTTagtcatttgtgtgtatgtgtctgtgtccacCTTTgagcatggaagccagaagaggtcatcagacccctcggagctggagtcacagatgtgtGGGGATGCTCACGTGCTTATGTGCTGGGATCCCAACAGTCCTGATGACTGGCAGCCAGCACTCattcctccacccccccccctttctcttgTTCCGTTCACTTCCAAGCATTGTACTAAAAAAGAGtcctctgggctggagagttggctcagcagttaagaacaccggcTGCTCTCGCTGAGGACCCAGTTCGgcgggtcccagcacccacgtggtggctcacaagtgtctgtaactccagttccagggatccaacacccttctggcctcctggCCTCAGGAGGCATCAGGCATGTAagaggtacacagacatacatgcaggcaaaacacacacacacacattaagcaaacaaataaatagaattttaaaagaattctcaTGTTTGTGGATGTTCACCGGCCTCCATCTCTTCCCGGAAGTCTTTCTCTTACGCTTCCTCACTtctgtccattttctccttctttccgcTCTCCTTTGGATGCAAAGTCGGGCTTTTTAGCTCTGAGAGTCATGAGTCAcgtcaaaataaaaagaagacaagtTGAGGTAACACGTGAAGCACACTGAACAGCCCTTCTGGGCGGCTGTCACCAGTGCGTCTGTGTCCCTAGGGTGACAGAGTCTCATCGAGCCTTTCATGTTTGCCTTCGTTCCCGAACGTCTCCTGGAGATCTCAGGCCAGGGCTGGTTTATTAGCCCCTGCTAAGGGCCACATGTTTTACAGGCTCAAAGCCAAAGCGCATTCTGTGAGGTGCAGTTCCAGAACACGACACTAAGGGGCAGCACACACCAAAGGAAACCTTCAGGTCTGAGCCAGCCTCAGAAACCGGAATCTGCCTGGCTTTGGaactccagcactgaggaaggaaggagcccaGCTCTCAGCTCTTAAATCCATCTTTAGCATTTTAATCTTTGCTGTCTTTTCTGttagaagttttttgttgttgttgtttcgttttgttttgtgttttgagacagagtttcactctgtagaccaggctggcctcaaattcatagagatccacctgcctctgcctcacacgtgctgggatcaaaggtgtgtgccaccacccggctccatgAGAAGTTTTACCTGTCACTTGACTTCTCCAGATAGATAGCTTTGTGGTGGAATACAACGTTGTTGAGACCTACGCACTCATACaatttgtctatttttgtgcATATGTAACTTCAGTGCTTAACCTGGTAACGCTTAATCCCAAATTCAAACTGTATTCATCAAAATAACcccctctggtttttttttttttttttttatttcgagacagggtttctctgtgtagttttgtgcctttcctgggactcacttggtagcccaggctggccttgaactcacagagatccgcctacctctacctcccgagtgctgggattaaagacgtgcgccaccactgcccggcaacccCCTCTGTTTTTGATGAACAAAGTTTTTAATGCAGAATAAAGGCAATTAAATAATTGGGCAGGTGAGCTGGACAAAGCCCAGTTCTTGGGAGACCACAGACCCCTTCCCTAGTTCATTGTCCATCCATCAcgacttccccctccctctctccctcctccaaccctctctccctctctttctccaccccCCATTCTAAAATAGGTTATCATTTCGTAGCCCAGTATTGTCTTAAACTCACAtgtctcaggctgaccttgaacttgccatcctcctgcctcagcttcccaagtgcagggatggCAGGTATGCACCACACCGGTGGCTACAAGCAAGGGGGTTCTGAGCACTCCCATGTGCCTGATTTTGCAATAAGTGCTTGTGGAACACAAAGATGGAGCCTGAGATTAGGGAAATcattccaggagctggagagatgatggctcagaggttaagagcactggctgctcttccagaggtcctgagttcaattcccagcaaccacagggtggctctcaaccatctgtaaggagatctgattccttcttctggcctgcaggcatgcatgcagatagaatGCTGtatactaaacaaacaaataaataaataaataaataaatatttaaataaatacaattctttaaaaaaggaaatcattcCAAGTGTGGAGAGTGGAGAGTACGTGACAACGGTGATTACAGGAATGTCCCCAAAGCACAGtgctaagaaaaaagaaaaaagtgggctCCTCTGACAGGGCCGGGGAGCTGGGAAGGATGCAGGAAAGTTGCTGCAGGAGATGACATTTGCATTCCGTCATCAATGAGAGGATGGGATGCAGTCAAGGAAAGAGCGCTGGATATTTCCATTTATGTGCAGGCAGGGGCAGGCCCGTCAGTGCCCAGACGTGTGGACACTGATTATATTGTGATCAACTACTGTGACAGCAGAAGGGCGCCAGACAGCAGTAGTCCAGATAGTCAGCCCAGAGTGTACAACACGGAGCCTAGTGACTCAAGACTTGAAGGTGGCAAAGAATGAGGAGCAGTGGACATTTAAACGGTGACAGAGGCTGGGGTGGAAAGTGGCAGTGGGTGACTGAGATGGTCTGAGCAGGAGGCGGGAAGAGGGTAGGCATCTTAGCTGAATCCTAGTCAAGTTTATGGGGCTCTTCAGTAAACAGGGGTCTAGATCATCCTGGTGCTCGGCAGACATCTGGGGCTAAAGGTTTAGAAATTATAGACGTGCCCAAGAATACTCCGGGAACAGCATTCACAATTGAGGAACAGTGGCCACAAAGACTTAGCAGGAAACTGAACCGCAAGAAGAGACCCCAGCATCATCTGCGTTCTTTGCATTTAACACACTCCAGGAAAAACAGCAGTAGGATTTTCTTCAAGATAAGGTTCCTCTGGCCACCACATCTGGGTTTTTACATGGTTGGTAGGGATCCAGCTCGAGCCTTTGTGCTTGTGAGTCACTGTCCCAGCATCCTTTCCTTAAGGTTTTTCTTACCTGGGAATCCCGCTATACATTCCTGCATACACCGTTTTCCTATCATCCACAGTTAGCAGGTAATGCATTTCTGTACTTGATCGGGCTAAAATCGGTGGCTACTGAACAAGCCAGGAAGACTTAACGCCCAACCACCTTGTCACTCATAATGCAATCCAGGTACTAGTTGAGGCCTCAGCAGTTCATTAGGCTGACACAAGCTTGAGCGCACgctcgcgcgcacacacacacacacacacacacacacacacacacacacacactggtttgaACCAGTGTTTCTTCTTTGCTCCTTTTAGACCCCATTCTAGCCATCAACTTCAATAACTATACTTCTACCCATATTCCCACATGAGCGGAACAGAGGGCTTTTCCTTCCCACGCCGCAGTCTTCCCTAAGGCCCGGCGATCACCCACCTTCCTCCACAGCCCTTGGGGCAGCAGCGCACACCTGTTCGTTCTGCTGATTAAAAACAGACTCCGCGGCCTCTGAGTTGAGTCTCTTGCCTCCGATAATTGTCATGTGTTGGGAACAGGTGTGCCAGGTGGAAACCCAGCGACCAGGGCTCAGATCATAATCGGGAACACCTGCAGACAGCTGCCTCCTGCTGAACGGGTAGGAAGTAAGGGGTTTTCTTgctcttttgctttattttttttcagttctgtgttCTAGCATGACTCTGGGCCTGTCGAGTTGCTCACCTATGAACTGCTGGAGGCAGACAGCCTGGAGGAGTGGGAACTGGCCAGCAGAAAAGCCACCTGCAAAGCTCTCGCCTGCAGCTTACTCTAGAATGCGTGGAACACGGTCTTTAGTGGACGATCCTTACAGTTTAAGAACTATCCCTTGTGTGTTCTATTTTCAGGAAAGAGTCGACGTATCCCCCCAGCATCTGCTTCCTTTGAACAAGTGCTGTCCTTCTCCCTGGGTTGGTGACCTGCTCCGGGAGTCATCCGCTCTGCTACCAGCATGCCCACCCAGCTGGAGATGGCCATGGACACGATGATCCGGATCTTCCACCGCTACTCTTGCAAAGAGGGGGACAGGTTCAAGCTCAACAAAGGGGAGCTGAAGATGTTATTACAGCGGGAACTCACAGAATTCCTCACGGTGAGGCCCTTTTCCTGCCTCGTTTGCTAGGGCGTGGATGGGCTATGGCTTTAGGGCAGGTATTACGGACATTCTCTCTATAATTGCTTTCTAGACCCTAAGTGCTGGGAAGAGCCCGTGGAGATCTGTGTTTTCTGCACACATTGGCAGGAACcattttcctttctgctgtatAAAGCTCCAGGCACACTACCATTATTAATTGTGAGGATAACCCTGGGTATAACTAGTTATATCTTTTATTGCTGCAGCAAAATATTGGATATTGGATCTAAAAAAATAAGCTCAACGTAGTTGTCAACACTTGGAGAACCTAACTCTAGCAGTAAGGAAAATGGCTCCTGGGTACTCCTTTTTGCATGTTTcagggagacacagacacacaaaacacatgTTGTTTACCTGAAATTCAAATGTATCCAGGTGTCTAGTGCTTGTACTGGCTGTATCTAGTGAACTTGGTACTAAGCACCTTCAAATGTGTTAAAGCGTCTTCATAGCATGTGGATAGAGACTGTTCTTCCCATGGGACAACTAAGGGAATTCTAAAATGTTCCGTGAGTGCTCAAAAGCCTACCGATGGTAAATGTCACTCATTGTCCCTTTTGACTTTGAAGCTGCTGTTTATATGTCACACAGCTATCTTCAGGTGTCCTGGTCTCGTGCCTGCAATGTCCAGGAGATGCATTTCCGGCATCCATAATTCACTTGAGCCTGCTACTGTTTGCTTTTCTGGACTTTGGGTCTGAGCTGGCGTTCTGTGGACCCGGGACAGGGGCTAGGCTCTAGGCTGGCTCTGGTCTTGTAAATAGACTCTTGGGAGTCGTGTTTAGGTGCTAAAATGAGGATGAAATTCCCATACAAACCAAAGGAAGATGTGACCTCAGTTGTCATGATGCTCCAGGCCTCTGAGTtagacacttttctttttctctttagtgCCAAAAGGACCCCCAGTTGGTGGATAAGATAATGCAGGACCTGGACGCCAACAAGGACAACGAAGTGGATTTTAATGAATTtgtggtcatggtggcggctctGACTGTTGCTTGTAATGATTACTTTGTGGAGCAGCTGAAGAAGAAAGACAAGCAGGCTGACGCAAGGCAGAAATAGATGCAGAGTTCTGTGCCTGCTGTGAGTCTATATCCTTCCCGTTCCTAGACACAGTGATGTGACTTACAGATGTTATATGTGTATGCTTATTAGCATTAATTAAGCTTTATTCACCCTGACATATTGACTTTACACAAATACTCCAGGTCTTATGCCCTCTTTAAAATTTAcctatattattaaaaatgttatGCTTTATTTGTCAAATAGAGAGCACCCCCAGATTTAGCCACTTTTGAAATGAGACTCAAAGCTGGTGAGCTTCCAAGACCTTGTT
The Peromyscus leucopus breed LL Stock chromosome 11, UCI_PerLeu_2.1, whole genome shotgun sequence DNA segment above includes these coding regions:
- the S100z gene encoding protein S100-Z, translating into MPTQLEMAMDTMIRIFHRYSCKEGDRFKLNKGELKMLLQRELTEFLTCQKDPQLVDKIMQDLDANKDNEVDFNEFVVMVAALTVACNDYFVEQLKKKDKQADARQK